From the Synechococcus sp. HK01-R genome, one window contains:
- a CDS encoding photosystem II high light acclimation radical SAM protein encodes MSLSPFALQPPAAGERVLLVRLPCNPIFPIGPIYLADHLHKCFPGLPQRILDLAALPVLDVERVLLAVIDQFQPTLLVFSWRDIQIYAPVDGRGGNPLQNSFEVFYARNPLKRLRGALGGVRLMASHYGELWRNQRLVRRGLARAQRHRSTARAVLGGGAVSVFYEQLGRSLPKGTIVSLGEGEPLLEKLLLGHSLQSERCYVVGEPPRPGLIHEQPESRPKTACDYAYIASIWPQLDWYLDGGDFYVGVQTKRGCPHNCCYCVYTVVEGKQVRLNPVEEVVAEMRQLYDRGVRGFWFTDAQFIPARRYIDDAKELLRAVKAEGLTGIRWAAYIRADNLDAELAELMVATGMSYFEIGITSGSQELVRKMRMGYNLRTVLESCRMLAAAGFRDHVSVNYSFNVIDERPETIRQTVAYHRELERIFGADRVEPAIFFIGLQPHTHLEQYGFDQGLLKPGYNPMSMMPWTARKLLWNPEPMGSTFGRICLEAFDRNPGDFGRTVMDLLERDYGVAPLDQALRAPVEGRAALAKAVS; translated from the coding sequence ATGTCGCTGTCACCCTTTGCGCTTCAGCCCCCCGCTGCGGGTGAGCGCGTGCTGCTGGTGCGATTGCCCTGCAACCCCATCTTTCCGATCGGGCCGATCTATTTGGCCGATCACCTCCACAAGTGTTTCCCTGGCCTGCCTCAGCGGATCCTCGATCTAGCCGCTTTGCCGGTGCTGGATGTGGAGCGCGTCTTGCTGGCTGTCATCGACCAGTTCCAGCCGACGTTGCTGGTGTTCTCGTGGCGCGATATTCAGATCTACGCCCCCGTTGATGGCCGCGGAGGCAACCCTCTTCAGAACTCCTTCGAGGTTTTTTACGCGCGCAATCCGCTGAAGCGTCTGCGAGGTGCCCTGGGTGGCGTCCGGCTGATGGCGAGTCACTACGGGGAGCTTTGGCGTAACCAGCGCCTTGTGCGTCGGGGACTAGCGCGGGCTCAGCGCCACCGCTCGACGGCCCGGGCCGTGCTTGGTGGTGGCGCCGTCAGTGTTTTCTATGAGCAGCTTGGCCGTTCCCTCCCTAAGGGCACGATCGTTTCCCTCGGCGAGGGTGAACCCTTGCTGGAAAAGCTTCTGCTCGGGCATTCGCTGCAAAGCGAACGCTGCTACGTCGTTGGTGAGCCCCCCCGGCCAGGACTGATCCATGAACAGCCTGAAAGTCGCCCGAAGACGGCTTGCGATTACGCGTACATCGCTTCGATTTGGCCTCAGCTCGACTGGTATCTCGACGGAGGCGACTTCTACGTCGGCGTTCAGACCAAGCGGGGCTGCCCCCATAACTGCTGCTACTGTGTTTACACGGTGGTCGAGGGCAAGCAGGTGCGCCTCAACCCTGTGGAGGAGGTTGTGGCAGAGATGCGTCAGCTCTACGACCGAGGTGTGCGCGGTTTCTGGTTCACCGATGCCCAGTTCATTCCAGCCCGGCGTTACATCGACGATGCCAAGGAGCTGCTTCGGGCCGTGAAGGCCGAGGGGCTCACCGGCATCCGCTGGGCGGCTTACATCCGTGCCGACAACCTGGATGCCGAGCTCGCTGAGCTGATGGTAGCCACCGGGATGAGCTACTTCGAAATCGGCATCACCTCTGGCTCCCAGGAACTCGTGCGCAAGATGCGCATGGGCTACAACCTGCGCACCGTGCTCGAGAGCTGTCGGATGTTGGCAGCAGCCGGTTTCCGCGATCACGTGTCGGTGAACTACTCCTTCAACGTGATCGACGAACGCCCGGAGACGATTCGTCAGACCGTGGCGTATCACCGCGAGTTGGAGCGGATCTTCGGGGCTGACAGGGTGGAGCCCGCGATCTTCTTCATCGGCCTGCAGCCCCACACCCACTTAGAGCAGTACGGCTTTGATCAGGGGCTGCTGAAACCTGGCTACAACCCAATGAGCATGATGCCCTGGACGGCGCGCAAGCTGCTCTGGAATCCGGAGCCGATGGGCAGCACCTTCGGGAGGATCTGTCTTGAAGCGTTTGACCGCAATCCAGGAGATTTCGGTCGCACGGTGATGGATCTATTGGAGCGTGATTACGGCGTTGCGCCGTTGGATCAAGCGCTGCGCGCGCCGGTAGAGGGACGGGCCGCCTTGGCTAAAGCCGTGAGCTGA
- a CDS encoding CPBP family intramembrane glutamic endopeptidase, with protein sequence MLLIPALYGLGWLLIQPISWLFPSIPLASRDLMGTLVSELLFLLVLPSWVRIRWDSAHPWQTLGVRSSQRSEGPGARLRGGLGWAFALLLLITGLSLAGGWGQWLGDLSLAELLNAVVLCLGVGLAEELLFRGWLWGELNHLIGPRLALPGQALIFSLVHTRFNLGFWPMLGLLIGLFLLGIALATRRRLDQGSLWGCVGLHGGLVGGWFALQSGLIQWSPLSPQWLTGPGGNPLGGVVGILALSALLVRQLTALAKAARPSTGARSA encoded by the coding sequence GTGCTGTTGATTCCAGCCCTCTATGGCCTGGGCTGGCTTCTGATCCAACCGATCAGCTGGCTCTTCCCGAGCATCCCGCTGGCCTCCAGAGACCTGATGGGCACCCTCGTCAGCGAACTGCTGTTTCTGCTGGTTCTGCCGAGTTGGGTGCGCATCCGTTGGGACAGCGCCCATCCCTGGCAAACCCTGGGCGTTAGGTCGTCTCAGCGCAGCGAAGGGCCAGGTGCACGACTCCGCGGCGGCCTCGGCTGGGCCTTCGCTCTGCTGCTGTTGATCACAGGGCTCAGCCTGGCGGGTGGCTGGGGTCAGTGGCTGGGGGATCTAAGCCTCGCGGAGCTCCTGAATGCCGTAGTGCTCTGCCTTGGGGTCGGCCTGGCGGAAGAACTGCTCTTCCGAGGCTGGCTCTGGGGAGAGCTCAACCACCTCATTGGCCCGCGCTTGGCCCTTCCGGGTCAGGCGCTGATCTTCAGCCTGGTGCATACCCGCTTCAACCTTGGCTTCTGGCCGATGCTGGGCTTGCTGATCGGGCTGTTTCTACTGGGGATAGCCCTGGCAACCCGCCGGCGGCTCGATCAGGGATCTCTCTGGGGGTGCGTCGGCCTCCACGGCGGACTGGTGGGTGGCTGGTTTGCCCTGCAGTCGGGACTGATTCAGTGGTCTCCCCTTTCACCGCAATGGCTGACAGGTCCTGGTGGCAATCCCCTCGGCGGAGTCGTCGGAATCCTGGCCCTCAGCGCCCTCCTGGTGCGTCAGCTCACGGCTTTAGCCAAGGCGGCCCGTCCCTCTACCGGCGCGCGCAGCGCTTGA
- the clpS gene encoding ATP-dependent Clp protease adapter ClpS gives MVVNTSSPSPGGAAVIEKQSERVRKRSPRYKVLLHNDPVNTMEYVVTTLQQVVPQLSEQDAMAVMLEAHNTGVGLVIVCDLEPAEFYCETLRAKGLTSTLEPES, from the coding sequence ATGGTGGTGAACACCTCCAGCCCCAGCCCCGGCGGCGCCGCCGTGATCGAGAAGCAGAGCGAACGGGTGCGCAAGCGCTCGCCCCGCTACAAAGTGCTTCTCCACAATGACCCGGTCAACACCATGGAATACGTGGTGACGACCCTGCAGCAGGTGGTGCCGCAGCTGAGCGAGCAGGACGCCATGGCTGTGATGCTCGAAGCGCACAACACCGGGGTTGGCCTGGTGATCGTCTGCGATCTCGAACCGGCGGAGTTTTACTGCGAAACCCTCAGGGCCAAAGGGCTGACCAGCACTCTGGAGCCAGAGAGCTGA